Below is a window of Macadamia integrifolia cultivar HAES 741 chromosome 8, SCU_Mint_v3, whole genome shotgun sequence DNA.
CCATATCAAAGTCAGTGTCTCAGGCAATAATAATAAGCAATACAAGGGTGAAATGCCCTGTTTACTATTTCCGGATGCCAACGAATCTCTCAAGACTTGGGAGTCTTCGGATCAATCGAGCTTGGGCCTCATTGTTATAGTAGATTCTGAATCTATGTTGTGCGACCCCAAGGTCTTAAAACACTAGAATGGTCATGGGATTGGTCAAGGTGGAAACCACATGGATATCATTTCAAAACGCTTTGGATCAGATCATATTGGAAAGATCTACCCatgtttaaaaaattaataataataaataatatcagtttttttttcctattttacccttggacCATACATGTGGAAAATGGGATAGAAAAGATCAGgaactcaggatcaaggatcGGTCATGGCCAATGCCATTCTTATCCTGCCGTTACTGACCGTTCCGTTCcattttttagaaccatggtgGCCCCTACACGTATATATGCATGAAATTATGATTCATTTACCAATGAGGTTGGTAGCcgagtggtgaaaatgccctcaacccatcaccgctGTCGGCTGGTTGTAGGTTCAAGTCCTACTATTGCTCATTGGCTCTGTGAAAGTGCTGCTTGCCGTAtgagggctatgatcactatcatggaaCACCCtttttcattacaaaaaaaaaagacaagctAAAAGTTTTGGGCTTAAGAATTGAAAGACTAAAATCCAAATGTTAATTTGGACCCAGCCATCAGGTCTTTCAGGCCCCTGAACCCATCGTGCTCGAACAGTCTTTAAGGGCCCAGCCCAACTTCATAAATATGTCAACAAACCAGGTGGTCAATATCGGGTTTGGCCGGGTTTCCTATCAGGTTTTTGTAATCGGTCTACTATCTGGTTTGACctggtttggttttaggtttacatgcatatataataaaataggaaaatccTGGTTTTTTTGGGTTATGGTTTCTTATTGGTCATTTGGTCCTATTTCGTTTTTTACTGGGTTTGGTCCGGTTTTGCTCGGTCCAATTGCTATCAATTCTATAAAACCCAACTCAAAACTAACCCAATAAGGGTTCTCTCCACTCCACCtcatctcctcctccttctctacTCGATCCCTCTTCTCTGTCACTCTATTCAATATCTCACACCTCGGAATTTCCTCCCACTCACGGCTAAGGTTTAAAAATTTGGGATCGATCtcaatcaatttcaattcagaTTGAGAATGGAGACACTCGGACAGAATTGCCCATCGTTCGCcttttttttgggctttttgATCATTTTGCCTATTTTGGATATGTACCAAATCAATCAACATAGGAGATTGGTCTCACTCGGTAGCAATTcaatccgatttttaaaactatgctCATTACCCTCTAGCGATACAAAGCTCAAAGGTTTTATTGCCGATCTCATATCCAAGGGGAGAGAAATATGGAGAAATTGTGTCTGGGagatgtaaattgatttatGAGATATCGGCATGTTGTACTACAGTTGagcacttcttttttttttttatcccaaaTATTATCTGGGACCTAGGGAATCCCCTAAagtattattaataaaatagaaaagaatacAAGGGGGAGACATAACCTGCCTTACCCCAATCCAAACAACCAAGGCACTCATATTGATCGCTTTAAGCCTTAAaagttttctcatattaggtaaTGTGGGGTTGGTGATTTGGACAATTCGTATATGAATCGGCATGCAATGATATTGAATATGGCCTGATAGAATGGTAGATTCGTCCGATATAGATTGGTATCATATCAATACTAATTCCAATAGCGATTACTAAAACCGTGGCCAGAGGAGGGAAGAGGGAAATGTGGtaaaagaatgggaaaaaatTGTGGGAAAAACAAGACTTGAAAGGCAAGATGGCTCAGTGCAAGAAACACACAAGGGCAAAGAAATGACTGCCCCCACCTatcatgaaaggtggaaatctcAACCTCGTTAATGTTTTTAAGGTGGTTTTTATGATACCATATTTGTTTTAGGTAGTTTGATTAAGGACAATAGATTGTTGCCCCCTTGTTGTGTGGCATTGACCTCCTAGTGCGGCCAATGAGTGCACACaagggatttagatcctctcccgTCGAAGGTGGATGGAGGGGAATCAAGAagtcaaaaacaagaaaaaacaggaaAGAAAACACACAGGGGGTTtcacttttttctctctcctattttgcaTCTTGTTGGTCCCTCTCCAACCACCCCtagttggagaggatctaaatccgcACATAGGAGTGTCTCAACCTCCACCTGactatggtttcaagtatcggtatcggttgagaTCGATCCTTGATGCCTGATCGATCTAGATCGATTATCCATATTGTTTAagggataaaatagtaaaaaactaaaattttttaaaaaagtagGGGCAAAAGCAGCAAAACCAACCAATACCCACTGATCCGATCCTAATTGATATCTATCAGACagatactgataccaataccatcccctaaatccttgcacCGACACATTAAATAGCACAAAAGCTTGTAAATCACCGATTAGTATAGCCATAAATCATGGCAAACAAAATTCCTTCggggcattttatcaaacagcTGATTAGCACTCCTCTCTCTAAGAAACAAAGGATTAAGCGGCCCTCGGAAATCTCTCACCCttttacctctctctctctctctctctctctctctctcttagaaaCATATCACCCAAGAAGCATCTTAATTTCAACTTATTCTTATCACCAAGTGGGCCGGCCGGGGTGATGGCTTGGGCTTGCCTCCAACCTACTTATCCTTTATACCTTTCAGGCCTCTTCCTTCCAGCAATGCCGATGAACTCCGAGATCTTATTGGGGCTAATTCCGAATCCAATTTATTGAACAAGGTCGGCTCCAAGATTGAGATTGGTTCTCAGATTGACCTAGTGAAGAAAGTGGAGATGGAAATCTTGCAACTCAGGCAACAGAGGCAAGCCCGGGCCATGACTAAGAAGGCGTAGAGGGAGGAAGTGTTGTTGATTGGAACTACAGATGAAACAAGCCTTGTGAATTAAagagaagaacagaaaaaaagtgtaactttttgtacttttttctttgggttaagaatttttcttcccacttggtatgtcttcatccaagaaaagattcttctttttaaatttaaaattcctctcaggaattgtgaaattttattttgttcctCCAAAATTTTcctgccaaaaacacaagaaaacatgagaaaatatgaaaacataataagacaaaaaataatgactacactatgattttttatgtgtgtgtctctctctctctctcaaaatttttaaaattttttttcttttcttttcttctcttggtaaccaaacatacatactctttttattttctcacaatttcttctcttttcttttctcttttttttttttttttcttttcttttcctctcttggctaccaaacatagcctaatttTCTGCAACTACCAAGAAGTAGAAGCTATGTTGTCACAAAGAGAATAGCTTTGTTGGCTAGATGTTTCTCTGATATGATGCTTTACATAAAGAAAAGCACTAAAGAGAGGAACATGGATAAtgtaggctgcgtttggttgcgAGGGAAATGGCAAAggaaaggaagggaagggaagtgaagtgaaggaaatttttgtttggttgcaatagaagtgaagtgaaatttattTCCCAGAGTTGTGTTGGTTagatgtaaaatagatgtaaaatttaaaaaaattgaagatacTATATATATTTACTAGAAGAGGCAAAAGGATTTTCTCAATCTCTATTTCAAATTGTTGGAAACGTATTAAAAAAAGGTACGTTGGATGCATAAGCATGATCTTAACAAGGAGAAGAAGTACAAAAAAACTCCAATAACTATCACGGCTGCAAGTCATTGGGcaaaattatatcacatttcAGTTTTTTCAGTATATTATTTGGTTgacattttatattattatcaaTAATAAACAATCCATGCTAACCATATGAATTATTTAATTCGTATCATAAATTAACTTTAGAACTCACCTCTACTAAACTAAAATTAGATTGCTTCATCTACAGGCCACATTGATTCTGgattcaagaagaagaaggaaaacaaaagtTGAAAGTTCTCTGAGGTCTGAAATATGCGTGAGAGACAGATTGAAAACCGAACAACTAATACTAAAGCATAATTTCATcgaaacacacacacataaactGAAACCcagagggagaagaaattaaAACTTAACAATTTTGTTAATTGTCAAGCAATCGATTAATAGTAGAAAATGGGTTAGAATGAAAATCGATCAGTGATTGATTaaggagagaggagaaacaGAAGCCAATTGCAATATCTGAGTCGTTTAGGTTCACGACGGTTCTGAGAATGGTATTACATATGAAGGCATCAAATTTGTCAAGGTGAGAGAAGATAGAGGCCGCATTAGGGACTGGGAGAGAGATGTTACATATTCTACAatgaaagggaaagggagaaagaaagagagagggatgcGACGCCGGAACCGGCGAAGGTGACGAAGAAGAGGCAGAGAGGTGGGAGAGGGTATCTTACCTGTGTTTCTCCGTTGCATGTGTTCCGATCCTTCTAGTCATGAGCGGGGTGAGAGTCGCGAGAGTGTGAGAGAAATCGTGAGAATagggttttcctttttctttatattttggtggggaaataaaaatgGAAGTTTTTGTGtatgagtgagattttttttacatgtaaaatatatttcctttgcaatcaaacatctaaatttattttttctaggaaaaaaattccactttacttcaaaaatttgcattccccttgcaaccaaacaaaaccGTAGAGATTTGGGTAATGATTGTTCATCACCATTAAAGTTCAATGAGTtgcaaagaaaaaggaggaataaTGGGCGTAGAGATGGATCTACAGTTGAGAGAGAAGACGCTTCAAGTTCGCAATAGAGAGAATTGGGTTTGAGAGTACATAATGTGAAAAGTATAAAAATGATCGAACTTACCTATTTATCATTAATTTGAAGTAATTATGAACTTgtgctaattaaaaattaacgtaaaaattaaatcaaagatTTGTTGTCATAAATCACAAaaatgatttatgatttatatttttgtgatttattttaatttataataaataaaaaataagtatCATATATTATTTCAAATatctataaaatataaataaattaaataaatacaaatagaaatcatactgGAGAAGATTTGAATGATTCTCAACAATACATTTTTGAAATATGGGTTTTCAACTATGCAGCGACTTGATAGTCGCTGGAACTTTTTCAATCCGAATTCCGTGCATCACcctggatttttatttttcacccCAAAGAAGTTATTGATTCATCCAACGCCACGTGGCTAATCGTGATCAGGGGTTTTCCAGTTAACCGACTTCGCCCTCCCTTAAAATTTCCCCTATAAACTCGTAGCCCTAATTTTCATCTCTTGTTTCTGCTCTTGCACGGGAAGGGGGGTCCGAGATAGAAGACAAGACACGTAAAAGAGGTTTGTTTCTTCATTCCTCTTCGAAACcctagttttatttattttcgtcGACATAGGGTTTAGTTTATGAGTTTTAccgtttgaattttgatttgtgTTCTTGAATCAGGAATACTGGTATGAAGCAATCTTTGTTATTTCTCAATTTGAACACTACCAGTCGATAATTGGTGTCCTGATCTGTTCTTTCTGACTCTTTCGTTTTGTTTGTAGGTCCTGACGGATCAAgtgaaggtttagggttttgttttttgacGATTTTCGGAATCCATATCCTAGGGTTTTGTGAACCCTACTTTTTTTGTGAGAACGATTCTGAGAAGGAAACATGGCATCCATAGACGCTGAGTTAGCTAATACccaggaagaaaggaagaagatggagcaGCAGCTCGCATCTATCAATTCTGTTACCTATGATGTTGAGCTGTATGGCGCAGACAACCGGTTCGAGGGTTATGAGCGTTCCATTCCCGtgaatgaagatgaagagaCTCAAGATCCCATGGATTCTGAGGTTGCCAGAAAATTGGCTTCTTACACGGCACCTAAGTCTGTTATGAAGGAGATGCCCCGAGGTGCGGATGAAGATGATGacttgggttttaagaaacctcaGAGGATCATTGATAGGGAGGATGATTATAGGAAGCGGAGACTTAGTCGGGTGATTTCACCTGATCGGAATGATGCTTTTGCCATGGGCGATAAGACTCCGGATGTGTCTGTTAGGACGTACTCAGATGTAATGAGGGAGGAGGcgttgaagagagagaaagaagagacttTGAGAGCCAtcgcaaagaagaagaaagaagaggaggagaataaAGCTTtggaaagggagagggatacTGGGGCTGCCCCTGAACAGCCCACTCAGAAGAGGAGGAACAGGTGGGATCAGTCTCAAGACTCAGAAACTGGCAGCAAAAAGGCAAAAACTGCATCTTCTGCTTCGGATTGGGACTTGCCTGATGCAACCCCTGGAATTGGTCGGTGGGATGCAACACCTACGCCTGGAAGGGTGGCTGATGCAACACCCTCCTTGTCCAGAAGGAACAGGTGGGATGAGACCCCAACTCCTGGTCGTTTGGCTGATGCTGATGCCACCCCTGCTGGTGGGGCAACACCTGGGGCTACTCCGGCTGGCATGACATGGGATGCTACTCCTAAGTTGGCAGGGCTTGCTACCCCAACTCCCAAGCGTCAGAGATCAAGATGGGATGAGACACCTGCAAGCATGGGGAGTGCCACACCTTTGCCTGGGGCTACACCAGCTGCCGCATTCACACCTGGTGTGACTCCAGTTGGAGGGATTGACCTTGCAACTCCAACCCCAGGAGCTATCAATCTTCGTGGTGCACTTACACCTGAGCAGTATAACTTGCTCCGATGGGAGAGGGACATTGAAGAGAGAAACCGCCCATTGAGTGATGAGGAGCTCGATGCAATGTTCCCGCAGGAGGGTTACAAGATCCTTGAACCACCAGCCTCATATGCTCCTATTAGAACACCAGCAAGGAAACTTCTTGCTACACCAACTCCTCTAGGGACTCCTCTTTATTCGATCCCAGAAGAAAACCGTGGGCAGCAGTTTGATGTTCCAAAAGAGGCACCAGGTGGGCTGCCATTTATGAAGCCAGAGGATTACCAATACTTTGGAGCATTGTTgaatgaagaaaatgaagaagaacttTCGCCAGAagaacagaaagaaaggaagatcatgAAGCTTCTGCTCAAGGTTAAGAATGGAACTCCTCCACAGAGAAAAACAGCATTGAGGCAGCTCACTGATAAAGCTCGGGAGTTTGGCGCAGGTCCACTGTTTAACCGAATTCTGCCATTGCTTATGCGGCCCACATTGGAAGATCAAGAGAGACACCTTCTGGTCAAAGTTATCGATAGAGTGCTTTATAAGTTGGATGAACTGGTTCGACCATTCGTTCACAAAATTTTGGTTGTTATTGAACCTCTCTTGATTGATGAGGACTACTATGCTCGTGTGGAGGGAAGAGAGATCATTTCCAATCTTAGCAAGGCAGCTGGTTTGGCCACTATGATTGCTGCAATGCGGCCAGATATTGACAACATAGATGAATATGTCAGGAACACAACTGCTAGGGCTTTCAGTGTTGTTGCATCCGCTCTGGGAATTCCTGCACTATTGCCCTTCTTGAAAGCTGTGTGTCAGAGTAAGAAATCCTGGCAAGCCCGTCACACAGGAATCAAGATTGTGCAGCAGATTGCCATCTTAATAGGCTGTGCAGTTCTTCCTCATCTTAGGTCCCTTGTAGAAATCATAGAGCATGGTCTCAATGATGAGAACCAGAAGGTGAGAACGATTACTGCATTATCTCTGGCTGCTCTTGCTGAGGCAGCTGCTCCATATGGTATTGAAAGCTTTGATTCAGTCTTGAAGCCTTTGTGGAAGGGGATCCGGTCACACCGTGGGAAGGTCTTGGCTGCTTTTCTGAAGGCAATTGGGTTTATTATTCCTCTTATGGATGCAATGTATGCTAGTTACTATACAAAAGAAGTGATGTTCATACTTATTCGGGAGTTTCAATCACCggatgaagaaatgaagaaaattgTGCTGAAAGTGGTGAAGCAGTGTGTGAGCACAGAAGGAGTTGAGTCTGACTACATTCGTAATGATATTTTGCCTGAGTTCTTTCGTAATTTTTGGGTTAGAAGGATGGCACTGGATCGCAGAAACTATAGGCAGCTGGTAGATACAACTGTGGAGATTGCAAACAAAGTTGGTGTTGCTGATATAGTAGGGAGAATAGTTGAAGATCTTAAAGATGAGAGTGAACCATATAGGCGAATGGTGATGGAAACAATTGAGAAGGTCCTTACGAACTTGGGTGCGTCTGATATTAATGACCGCTTGGAAGAGCTTCTTATTGATGGAATCCTATATGCTTTCCAAGAGCAGACCAGTGATGATGCTAACGTGATGCTCACTGGGTTTGGGGCAGTGGTCAATGCTCTTGGGCTCAAAGTGAAAGCTTATCTTCCCCAGATATGTGGTACCATAAAGTGGCGCTTGAATAACAAGAGTGCGAAGGTGAGGCAGCAAGCAGCAGATCTCATATCAAGGATTGCTGTTGTCATGAAGCAGTGTCAAGAGGAGCAACTGATGGGTCACCTGGGAGTTGTCTTGTATGAGTATTTGGGAGAGGAGTACCCTGAGGTCTTGGGATCCATACTGGGAGCTCTTAAGGCAATTGTCAACGTGATTGGTATGACAAAAATGACACCCCCAATAAAGGATCTGCTTCCTCGTTTGACACCAATTCTGAAGAATCGGCATGAGAAGGTTCAGGAGAACTGTATTGACCTTGTTGGCAGAATTGCTGATCGGGGTGCTGAGTTTGTACCTGCAAGAGAGTGGATGAGGATATGCTTTGAACTACTGGAGATGCTGAAAGCCCACAAAAAGGGCATCAGGCGGGCCACTGTAAACACATTTGGGTACATTGCCAAGGCTATTGGACCACAGGATGTCCTGGCAACACTGTTGAACAACCTTAAGGTGCAGGAGCGTCAAAACCGTGTGTGCACGACTGTGGCCATTGCAATAGTTGCTGAAACTTGTTCTCCTTTCACAGTTCTACCAGCCCTGATGAATGAGTACCGTGTGCCTGAGCTGAATGTGCAGAATGGTGTTCTCAAatccctctctttcctttttgagtACATAGGTGAAATGGGGAAAGACTACATATATGCAGTCACCCCATTACTTGAGGATGCTCTCATGGACAGAGATCTGGTTCACAGGCAGACGGCTGCATCTGCAGTCAAACATATGGCCTTGGGTGTGGCTGGGTTGGGATGTGAGGATGCTCTAGTCCACCTGTTGAACTATGTGTGGCCCAACATATTTGAGACATCACCCCATGTTATAAATGCTGTCATGGAAGCAATAGAAGGAATGAGGGTAGCCTTGGGCGCAGCTGCTGTCTTGAACTACTGTTTGCAGGGTCTGTTCCACCCGGCGAGGAAGGTCAGGGAGGTGTACTGGAAGATCTATAACTCACTCTATATTGGAGCACAAGATGCACTTGTGGCTGCTAA
It encodes the following:
- the LOC122087721 gene encoding splicing factor 3B subunit 1 translates to MASIDAELANTQEERKKMEQQLASINSVTYDVELYGADNRFEGYERSIPVNEDEETQDPMDSEVARKLASYTAPKSVMKEMPRGADEDDDLGFKKPQRIIDREDDYRKRRLSRVISPDRNDAFAMGDKTPDVSVRTYSDVMREEALKREKEETLRAIAKKKKEEEENKALERERDTGAAPEQPTQKRRNRWDQSQDSETGSKKAKTASSASDWDLPDATPGIGRWDATPTPGRVADATPSLSRRNRWDETPTPGRLADADATPAGGATPGATPAGMTWDATPKLAGLATPTPKRQRSRWDETPASMGSATPLPGATPAAAFTPGVTPVGGIDLATPTPGAINLRGALTPEQYNLLRWERDIEERNRPLSDEELDAMFPQEGYKILEPPASYAPIRTPARKLLATPTPLGTPLYSIPEENRGQQFDVPKEAPGGLPFMKPEDYQYFGALLNEENEEELSPEEQKERKIMKLLLKVKNGTPPQRKTALRQLTDKAREFGAGPLFNRILPLLMRPTLEDQERHLLVKVIDRVLYKLDELVRPFVHKILVVIEPLLIDEDYYARVEGREIISNLSKAAGLATMIAAMRPDIDNIDEYVRNTTARAFSVVASALGIPALLPFLKAVCQSKKSWQARHTGIKIVQQIAILIGCAVLPHLRSLVEIIEHGLNDENQKVRTITALSLAALAEAAAPYGIESFDSVLKPLWKGIRSHRGKVLAAFLKAIGFIIPLMDAMYASYYTKEVMFILIREFQSPDEEMKKIVLKVVKQCVSTEGVESDYIRNDILPEFFRNFWVRRMALDRRNYRQLVDTTVEIANKVGVADIVGRIVEDLKDESEPYRRMVMETIEKVLTNLGASDINDRLEELLIDGILYAFQEQTSDDANVMLTGFGAVVNALGLKVKAYLPQICGTIKWRLNNKSAKVRQQAADLISRIAVVMKQCQEEQLMGHLGVVLYEYLGEEYPEVLGSILGALKAIVNVIGMTKMTPPIKDLLPRLTPILKNRHEKVQENCIDLVGRIADRGAEFVPAREWMRICFELLEMLKAHKKGIRRATVNTFGYIAKAIGPQDVLATLLNNLKVQERQNRVCTTVAIAIVAETCSPFTVLPALMNEYRVPELNVQNGVLKSLSFLFEYIGEMGKDYIYAVTPLLEDALMDRDLVHRQTAASAVKHMALGVAGLGCEDALVHLLNYVWPNIFETSPHVINAVMEAIEGMRVALGAAAVLNYCLQGLFHPARKVREVYWKIYNSLYIGAQDALVAANPVLEDEENNIFSRPELMMFV